One genomic segment of Desulfomicrobium sp. ZS1 includes these proteins:
- a CDS encoding glycosyltransferase — protein MMPQRKADMHVHSKFSSRPSQWILQKLGCPESFTEPIFIYNQAKAAGMDFVTITDHNVIDGGLHIAHLPGVFLSEEVTTYFPEDRCKLHVLVYGITETQHGEIQRLRENVFDLCGYLRRESLVHALAHPLFAVNDTLSIDHFEQSLLLFDVFELNGCRDEMQNTVLRSILADLDRITMEILADRHGLEPLGRTPWKKGLIGGSDDHSSLNIASMHTLAEADRLDDFLGAVRDGRGLPSGRAATGHALARNLYAIAYQFYRARTKRSRSKMLCMQFADHMLGAGETSGDGILARLHAAIGTRKSSTYLRLADADGVKAVLLKEVTRIIENDPTFTAIAKGEPGADFDQEWFRCVGQASDKLIATFLDRLLTSAIGADIFDIFSTIGTAGSLYALLAPYFVSFGLFARERSFSRQCAKAFGQARPRPLTLLHFTDTFEDVNGVSWTIRQQLDMALEHGKDMTVITCGQGDNAPGIKVFDPIGTFAMPEYPEISISYPPFLRMLEYTLETDAKLILAATPGPVGLAALAISKILHIPIHGTYHTAFPQYVASLTGDSGLTDLTRKYMAWYYKQMDVVYAPSSAIAEELTTFGVDRKAIRVYPRGVDTARFDPIKRNGFYKPWPGIDSFKLIYVGRVSREKDLDILVTAYKSAISRMNGHDVHLVIVGDGPYRTEMEKELLGLPVVFTGVLHGEALAAAYASADLFVFPSTTDTFGNVVLEAQASGLPVIVSDRGGPMENIDPGKTGLVVPGRDADSLAQAMIELCADPRRVKRMGEAARVFAEERSFGSAFLATWELYKDAAPPAA, from the coding sequence ATGATGCCACAGCGCAAAGCGGACATGCATGTCCATTCCAAGTTTTCCAGCAGGCCATCGCAATGGATCCTGCAAAAACTTGGCTGCCCGGAGAGCTTCACAGAACCAATATTCATTTATAATCAGGCCAAAGCGGCTGGCATGGATTTCGTGACCATCACCGATCACAACGTCATCGATGGAGGCCTGCACATTGCCCATCTGCCGGGAGTTTTTTTAAGCGAGGAGGTGACCACCTATTTCCCGGAGGACCGCTGCAAGCTGCATGTCCTGGTCTACGGCATCACCGAGACGCAGCACGGCGAAATTCAGCGCCTGCGCGAAAATGTATTTGATCTGTGCGGCTACCTACGCAGGGAAAGTTTGGTCCATGCACTGGCCCATCCCCTGTTCGCGGTCAACGACACGCTCAGCATCGACCATTTCGAACAGAGCCTGCTCCTCTTTGACGTCTTTGAATTGAACGGTTGCCGCGACGAAATGCAGAACACGGTGCTGCGGTCGATCTTGGCGGATCTGGACCGGATCACGATGGAGATCCTGGCCGACCGGCACGGGCTGGAACCGCTGGGGCGCACGCCCTGGAAAAAAGGCTTGATCGGGGGGTCCGACGATCATTCGAGCCTCAACATCGCAAGCATGCACACCCTGGCCGAAGCGGACAGGCTGGATGATTTTCTCGGCGCGGTGCGTGATGGGCGGGGGCTACCGTCCGGTCGCGCGGCCACCGGACATGCCCTGGCGCGAAATCTCTACGCCATAGCCTACCAATTCTACCGCGCCCGGACCAAACGTTCGCGCTCCAAAATGCTCTGCATGCAGTTCGCCGACCACATGCTCGGCGCCGGCGAAACGTCCGGGGACGGCATTCTGGCCCGCCTGCACGCGGCCATCGGCACGCGCAAAAGCAGCACCTACCTGCGCCTGGCCGATGCCGACGGAGTCAAGGCCGTACTCTTGAAAGAGGTGACCCGCATCATCGAGAACGACCCCACATTCACGGCCATCGCCAAGGGAGAACCGGGCGCGGACTTTGACCAGGAGTGGTTCCGCTGCGTCGGCCAGGCCTCGGACAAACTCATCGCCACATTTCTGGACCGCCTGCTGACCAGCGCGATCGGCGCGGACATCTTCGACATTTTCAGCACCATCGGCACTGCCGGGTCGCTGTACGCCCTTTTGGCCCCGTATTTCGTGTCGTTCGGGCTCTTTGCCCGTGAACGGTCATTCAGCCGACAATGCGCCAAGGCTTTCGGACAGGCGAGGCCGCGGCCACTTACGCTCCTGCATTTCACGGATACGTTCGAAGACGTGAACGGCGTCTCCTGGACCATCCGGCAACAACTGGACATGGCCCTGGAGCATGGCAAAGACATGACCGTGATCACGTGCGGCCAAGGAGATAACGCACCGGGGATCAAGGTCTTCGACCCCATTGGCACGTTCGCCATGCCCGAGTATCCGGAGATTTCCATTTCCTACCCTCCTTTCTTGCGCATGCTTGAGTACACGCTGGAAACGGACGCAAAACTCATCCTGGCCGCCACGCCCGGTCCTGTCGGCCTCGCCGCGTTGGCCATCAGCAAAATTCTGCACATCCCCATCCACGGCACCTACCACACCGCCTTCCCCCAGTATGTCGCGTCCCTGACCGGCGATTCAGGCCTGACAGACCTGACCCGCAAGTACATGGCATGGTATTACAAGCAGATGGACGTGGTTTATGCCCCATCTTCGGCCATCGCCGAAGAACTGACGACCTTCGGCGTGGACCGCAAGGCCATCCGGGTATACCCGCGCGGGGTGGACACAGCGCGCTTTGATCCGATCAAGCGAAATGGCTTTTACAAACCTTGGCCAGGCATAGACTCTTTCAAACTGATCTATGTCGGACGGGTTTCCAGGGAAAAGGACCTGGACATCCTGGTAACGGCCTACAAAAGTGCGATCTCGCGGATGAACGGACACGACGTACACCTCGTCATTGTCGGAGATGGCCCTTACCGGACGGAAATGGAAAAGGAACTCCTCGGGTTGCCAGTGGTCTTCACCGGCGTGCTGCATGGCGAGGCATTGGCCGCGGCCTATGCCTCGGCGGATCTTTTTGTCTTTCCGTCGACCACGGACACATTCGGCAATGTGGTGCTGGAGGCCCAGGCATCGGGGCTGCCGGTCATTGTCAGCGACAGGGGCGGACCCATGGAAAACATCGATCCCGGCAAAACGGGCCTCGTCGTTCCCGGCCGGGACGCGGACAGTCTGGCCCAGGCCATGATCGAGCTGTGCGCCGATCCGCGCCGCGTCAAACGCATGGGTGAAGCGGCGCGTGTCTTTGCCGAAGAGCGCAGCTTCGGCTCCGCGTTTCTGGCCACCTGGGAACTCTACAAAGACGCCGCCCCGCCCGCCGCGTGA
- a CDS encoding HprK-related kinase B: MNDDTSLAKLVDLLSAGIATPHQVCLSMGDCRFRIVTNSENLAREMTTYFGPFLKSAADADITITALQAEVPELGLSFQVKQPDPGKTKIKEEWADVAGGRVIRKRLTGMHFLFGKGRNLAVGDCEANPNQVVNFINNRFIERNLNDGCLLAHAAGVAVCEAGMAMAGFSGMGKSTLALHLVSKGVTFVSNDRLMISPGTPAPVMFGVAKHPRINPGTALHNPDLTGIISPEDTVRFQSLSPEELWSLEHKYDALIDQLFGSDRFILQCPMRYLVLLNWHRDGSPTRIGEIDINERHDLLDAFMKDTGLFFTAENGYAPTAEDYAKALRGCRVFEISGGVDFDQAAAGCLRLLEST; this comes from the coding sequence GTGAACGATGATACCAGTCTGGCCAAACTCGTGGATCTCTTGAGCGCCGGAATCGCGACACCGCATCAGGTCTGCCTGAGCATGGGCGACTGCCGCTTTCGGATCGTGACCAATTCCGAAAATCTGGCCCGGGAAATGACCACGTATTTCGGGCCCTTTCTGAAATCGGCAGCGGACGCGGACATCACCATCACGGCTTTGCAGGCCGAGGTCCCGGAGCTGGGGCTTTCTTTTCAGGTCAAACAGCCGGATCCGGGCAAGACCAAGATCAAGGAGGAGTGGGCCGACGTCGCAGGCGGGCGGGTTATTCGCAAGCGCCTGACCGGCATGCACTTTCTGTTCGGAAAAGGGCGGAATCTGGCCGTGGGCGACTGCGAGGCCAATCCCAACCAGGTCGTCAATTTCATCAACAACCGCTTCATCGAGCGCAACCTGAACGACGGCTGTCTTCTGGCCCACGCCGCCGGAGTGGCCGTGTGCGAGGCCGGCATGGCCATGGCCGGGTTTTCGGGCATGGGCAAGTCCACCCTGGCCCTGCATCTGGTCAGCAAGGGAGTGACCTTTGTCAGCAACGACCGCTTGATGATCAGCCCGGGAACGCCTGCTCCGGTCATGTTCGGCGTGGCCAAGCATCCGCGCATCAATCCAGGCACGGCGCTGCACAATCCCGATCTGACAGGCATAATCTCTCCCGAGGACACGGTGCGATTCCAAAGTCTGTCCCCGGAGGAGCTTTGGAGCCTGGAGCATAAATACGACGCGCTCATCGATCAGCTCTTTGGTTCGGACCGTTTCATCCTGCAGTGCCCCATGCGCTATCTGGTGCTGCTGAACTGGCATCGGGACGGCTCGCCCACGCGCATCGGGGAAATCGACATAAACGAGCGGCACGATCTGCTGGACGCCTTCATGAAGGATACCGGCCTCTTTTTCACCGCCGAAAATGGCTATGCCCCCACGGCCGAGGACTATGCCAAGGCGCTGCGCGGGTGCAGGGTTTTCGAGATCAGCGGGGGCGTGGACTTTGACCAGGCCGCGGCCGGCTGTCTGCGCCTGTTGGAGAGCACATGA
- a CDS encoding PhoU domain-containing protein — protein sequence MLKSFEGLDENFRFLIMEVQNQIKATFEFLLEPTPATYDKIFSKDDYIDNLKNVIENKCFMTLNQTKLAPDQMKYLRAVHIITINLERIGDYCVNIAKQMGYLSTHRFLENFEYKDSFLKIHETVSEILPVLQKANLSGALTICRMEDELDIMYKENFDKIMIHLRIGRNVEDHITSLFIIRYLERIGDSLLNIGEALLFVIIGERIKIQQFKALQRNLNKSGLQGDVTDVDFQGIWGSRSGCRIARVEGKKTPQARDSIFKEGNLRKIRQEKINLECWNEIFPGLVPRVFSYQEEGENASLLTEFLSGCTLDEAIFNPDEEILKNALFIFEQTVQHVWEQTMNQVALPTNMMRQALDRMSSILQVHPDLMRPAMGIGSVPIPSASGLIKGCMDIEVRYPAPFSVFIHGDFNINNVIYNHLDQKVYFIDLHRSQHSDYVQDVSVFLVSNFRLPAFDRGSRARITATIKSFYDFSKAFAKAHGDESFDIRLGLGVARSFYTSTRFELNRTFAHAMYNRCLFLMERLTEARLESPAQFSFPLEILNY from the coding sequence ATGCTCAAAAGTTTTGAAGGGCTCGATGAGAATTTTCGGTTCCTGATCATGGAGGTGCAAAACCAGATCAAGGCCACGTTCGAATTCCTGCTGGAGCCGACGCCAGCGACCTATGACAAGATATTCAGCAAGGACGACTACATAGACAACCTGAAGAACGTCATTGAAAATAAATGTTTCATGACGCTCAATCAGACCAAGTTGGCTCCGGATCAGATGAAGTATCTGCGCGCCGTGCATATCATCACCATCAATCTGGAGCGCATCGGCGATTATTGCGTCAATATAGCCAAGCAGATGGGCTATCTGTCGACCCACCGGTTTTTGGAAAATTTTGAGTACAAGGACAGTTTTCTCAAAATCCACGAGACGGTCAGCGAGATCCTTCCTGTCTTGCAAAAAGCAAATCTTTCCGGAGCGTTGACCATTTGTCGCATGGAAGACGAGCTTGATATCATGTATAAGGAGAACTTCGACAAGATCATGATCCACCTGCGCATTGGCCGCAACGTGGAGGATCATATCACCTCGCTCTTTATCATCCGTTATTTGGAACGCATCGGCGATAGCCTGCTCAACATCGGGGAAGCCTTGCTTTTCGTCATCATTGGCGAGCGCATCAAGATCCAGCAGTTCAAGGCCCTGCAGCGCAACCTGAACAAGTCGGGCCTGCAGGGGGATGTCACGGATGTGGATTTCCAGGGCATCTGGGGCTCGCGCTCGGGCTGCCGCATCGCCCGCGTGGAAGGGAAGAAAACTCCCCAGGCCAGGGATTCCATTTTCAAGGAAGGCAACCTGCGCAAGATCCGGCAGGAAAAAATCAATCTGGAATGCTGGAATGAAATTTTTCCCGGACTGGTCCCGAGAGTCTTCAGCTATCAGGAAGAAGGGGAAAACGCGTCGCTTTTGACCGAGTTTCTGTCCGGCTGCACCCTGGATGAGGCCATCTTCAACCCGGATGAGGAGATTCTCAAGAACGCCCTGTTCATCTTCGAGCAGACCGTACAGCATGTCTGGGAGCAGACCATGAACCAGGTCGCTCTGCCCACGAACATGATGCGCCAGGCCCTGGATCGCATGTCCTCCATCCTGCAGGTCCACCCGGATCTCATGCGTCCCGCCATGGGCATAGGTTCCGTGCCCATCCCCTCGGCCAGTGGATTGATCAAGGGATGCATGGATATCGAAGTCAGATATCCGGCTCCCTTTTCGGTTTTTATTCACGGCGACTTCAACATCAATAACGTCATCTACAACCACCTGGATCAGAAGGTGTATTTTATCGATCTGCACCGTTCGCAGCATTCCGACTACGTGCAGGACGTCTCGGTTTTTCTTGTGTCCAATTTCCGGCTGCCTGCCTTTGACCGGGGATCGCGCGCACGGATCACTGCGACCATCAAAAGTTTTTACGATTTCAGCAAGGCGTTCGCCAAGGCCCATGGCGACGAGAGCTTCGATATCCGCCTTGGGCTCGGCGTGGCCAGATCGTTTTATACTTCGACCCGGTTCGAGCTGAACCGGACCTTTGCCCACGCCATGTACAATCGCTGCCTCTTCCTCATGGAGCGGCTCACGGAAGCCCGCCTTGAGTCGCCGGCACAGTTCTCTTTCCCCCTGGAAATACTCAACTATTAG
- a CDS encoding radical SAM protein: MKFLSTCRALFRGRLPGQAVIQITTRCNARCVQCGMSIDHSFARHSLDPEVVDRILDTVARLGMQAVSFTGGEPLLDLPRLTGMIRSAKKLGIPYIRTGTNGFIFQRHEASDFEDRMRRTADELLESGIRNFWISLDSSDSDIHETNRGLPGVVRGMAKALPIFHQSGLYPSVNLGINRLCGGHIPALHGPFDAHGFQQGFFEAFTRFFTFATNLGFTIANCCYPMSDEDRAVYQATSSDSFIRFSPEEKRAMLLALKDVVPDFRSRIRLFTPLSSLDALVRQTDGEGGQTYACRGGLDFFFVDATAGHAYPCGYRSAEDLGPFWELTDLPGGEPVCRRCDWECFRDPSELLGPFGMALSNPLEVLRRFSSRPDLPGLWFSDLRYYMACDFFDGTKPMRTEKLARFAPPQAAPALVVSPESAS, encoded by the coding sequence ATGAAGTTTCTTTCCACCTGTCGCGCCCTGTTCCGGGGACGACTTCCCGGCCAGGCCGTGATCCAGATCACGACCCGCTGCAATGCGCGGTGCGTGCAATGCGGCATGAGCATCGATCATTCCTTTGCCCGCCACAGTCTCGACCCGGAGGTCGTGGACCGCATTCTCGATACTGTGGCCAGGCTTGGCATGCAGGCCGTTTCGTTTACCGGAGGCGAACCTCTGCTTGATCTGCCGCGTCTGACCGGCATGATCCGCAGCGCCAAAAAGCTCGGCATCCCCTACATTCGCACCGGCACCAACGGCTTTATCTTTCAGCGCCACGAGGCCTCGGATTTTGAGGACCGCATGCGCCGCACGGCCGATGAATTGCTCGAGAGCGGCATCCGCAATTTCTGGATCAGCCTCGATTCCAGCGACTCGGACATCCATGAGACAAACCGTGGCCTGCCCGGCGTGGTGCGGGGCATGGCCAAGGCGTTGCCCATTTTTCACCAGAGCGGCCTTTACCCTTCGGTCAATCTGGGTATCAACCGTCTTTGCGGCGGTCATATTCCGGCCTTGCACGGCCCTTTTGATGCGCACGGATTTCAGCAGGGCTTTTTCGAGGCCTTCACCCGTTTTTTCACGTTTGCGACGAACCTTGGTTTCACTATCGCCAATTGTTGCTACCCCATGAGTGATGAAGATCGTGCCGTTTACCAGGCCACATCCTCGGATTCCTTCATCCGTTTCAGCCCCGAGGAGAAAAGGGCCATGTTGCTGGCGCTCAAGGATGTCGTGCCGGACTTCAGGTCGCGCATTCGCCTCTTCACGCCGCTGTCCTCACTGGACGCCCTTGTGCGGCAGACGGATGGGGAAGGCGGGCAAACGTACGCCTGTCGCGGAGGCCTGGACTTCTTTTTCGTGGATGCCACGGCCGGGCATGCCTATCCGTGCGGCTACCGCAGCGCGGAGGACCTCGGCCCTTTCTGGGAGCTTACGGATTTGCCGGGCGGCGAGCCGGTCTGTCGGCGCTGCGACTGGGAATGCTTCCGCGACCCGTCCGAGTTGCTCGGTCCCTTCGGGATGGCGCTCTCCAATCCGCTTGAAGTGCTGCGCAGGTTCTCGTCCCGTCCGGATCTGCCCGGCCTCTGGTTTTCCGACCTGCGCTACTACATGGCCTGCGATTTCTTTGACGGCACCAAACCCATGCGCACGGAAAAACTGGCGCGCTTCGCGCCACCGCAGGCCGCGCCCGCGCTTGTTGTCTCCCCGGAGAGCGCGTCCTGA
- a CDS encoding DedA family protein: MEMNTIAQYGPMAIALGAFVEGETAVLLGGAGLALGLFDFWTVVGAAFAGSMAGDQFFFWLGRLKGSAYLAGHPRFGAKLARVGSLLLRHRLPLLGTYRFIYGMRGVVPFAFGVSDLCWRFFLAANLFTATLWSLFITLLGLHAGKFLADPSIVARLPLLGAGAALLFGLGMLVRGRIKARS; encoded by the coding sequence ATGGAGATGAACACCATTGCCCAATACGGTCCTATGGCCATCGCGCTAGGCGCTTTCGTGGAAGGGGAGACGGCGGTGCTTCTGGGCGGGGCGGGGCTGGCGCTGGGGCTGTTCGATTTCTGGACCGTGGTGGGAGCTGCCTTTGCGGGCAGCATGGCCGGAGACCAATTCTTTTTCTGGCTCGGCAGGCTCAAAGGATCCGCCTATCTTGCGGGGCATCCGCGCTTCGGGGCCAAGCTCGCCCGCGTCGGCAGCCTGCTGCTGCGCCACCGCCTGCCGCTCCTTGGCACCTACCGCTTCATCTACGGCATGCGCGGGGTCGTCCCCTTTGCCTTTGGCGTGTCGGACCTCTGCTGGCGCTTCTTCCTTGCCGCCAACCTGTTCACGGCAACGCTATGGTCGCTCTTCATCACCCTGCTCGGGCTTCATGCCGGAAAATTCCTGGCCGATCCGTCCATCGTCGCAAGACTGCCCCTGCTCGGCGCGGGCGCGGCCCTGCTTTTCGGACTGGGGATGCTGGTGCGCGGACGAATCAAGGCCCGGTCCTGA
- a CDS encoding GAK system XXXCH domain-containing protein, whose protein sequence is MASKLKHNWLLSRAEAADLLRKLADTLEQESDELGEYGISLAELVKFKVKVDLGQDDALEVKFTGKGLKVCGAEDPCGSGVVCESYSKLKKRMQIYFKAIRESVARGEMPSREIVSVFLSDSEKMISYHGYGDDFYPAYAEMCERLRTSFDHEDQAATAAVVEELAQAKKSCHDRYK, encoded by the coding sequence ATGGCATCGAAACTGAAACACAATTGGCTGCTCTCACGCGCCGAAGCCGCGGACCTGTTGCGCAAACTGGCGGATACCCTGGAGCAGGAGTCCGATGAGTTGGGCGAATACGGGATCAGCCTTGCGGAACTGGTCAAGTTCAAGGTCAAGGTTGATCTGGGGCAGGACGATGCCCTGGAAGTGAAATTCACGGGCAAGGGCCTCAAGGTTTGCGGAGCAGAAGATCCGTGTGGGTCGGGGGTTGTGTGCGAGAGCTATTCGAAGCTCAAGAAGAGGATGCAGATCTATTTCAAGGCCATCCGAGAAAGCGTTGCCCGCGGCGAGATGCCTTCGCGTGAGATCGTCTCGGTTTTTCTTTCGGATTCTGAAAAGATGATTTCGTATCACGGATACGGTGATGACTTTTATCCTGCGTATGCGGAAATGTGCGAGCGTCTGCGCACGTCTTTTGACCACGAGGACCAGGCCGCAACGGCTGCGGTGGTCGAAGAACTGGCCCAGGCCAAGAAATCCTGCCACGACCGCTACAAATAG
- a CDS encoding amphi-Trp domain-containing protein: MSEDDKFEFESVQDSRTIQKYLQALQDGFAEGRIVLNSEGSEICLHPGGYMKFEVSVKKKGSENKLGIKVSWKDKSDESPATGTISITS, from the coding sequence ATGTCTGAAGACGATAAATTTGAATTCGAGTCCGTACAGGACAGCCGGACCATCCAGAAATATCTGCAGGCCTTGCAGGATGGATTTGCCGAGGGGCGGATCGTGCTCAACTCCGAGGGGTCTGAAATCTGCCTGCATCCGGGCGGGTACATGAAATTCGAGGTGTCGGTGAAGAAGAAGGGCTCGGAGAACAAGCTCGGCATCAAGGTCAGTTGGAAAGACAAAAGCGATGAATCCCCGGCAACCGGCACAATTTCCATCACCTCCTAG
- a CDS encoding GAK system CofD-like protein: MTAIRVTREVNVPDPVRVARAQRSPDLGPRILFFTGGTALKETSQALVGYTHNSVHLVTPFDSGGSSAVLRRYFDMPAVGDLRNRLMALADRTLHGYPEIFELFAHRLPRTASPEQLQDELSALVGGSHPLITRVSDPMRKIIRHHLQLFEKSIGPDFDLRGASVGNLILTAGYLENRRHIDPIVYIYSKLVQVRGEVRLLINSNLQLRAVLEGGGHLVGQHLLTGKETPPLTRAVSELSLVDPAKGNAPVRPLIRDKIRRAIQGADLICYPVGSFYSSIVANLLPRGVGQAVSQTPCPKVFIPNTFEDPESIGLSLAGQVRTLLRHLRADAPDSIAISDVLDFVLLDPSVTYADTKNPQRELASLGIQIIKTPLTDTNTGAIDPHLLCQALISLA, translated from the coding sequence ATGACGGCGATACGGGTCACCCGGGAGGTCAATGTCCCTGATCCGGTGCGCGTGGCCAGGGCGCAGCGCAGCCCGGACCTGGGGCCGCGAATCCTGTTTTTCACCGGAGGCACGGCGCTGAAGGAAACCAGCCAGGCCCTGGTCGGATACACCCACAACTCCGTGCATCTGGTCACGCCGTTTGATTCGGGCGGCAGTTCGGCCGTGCTGCGGCGCTATTTCGACATGCCGGCCGTGGGCGACCTGCGCAATCGGCTCATGGCCCTGGCCGATCGCACCCTGCACGGATACCCAGAAATTTTCGAGCTTTTTGCCCACCGCCTGCCGAGGACCGCCAGTCCGGAACAGCTGCAGGACGAACTCTCCGCCCTGGTCGGGGGCAGTCACCCGCTCATCACCCGGGTGTCGGATCCCATGCGCAAGATCATCCGCCATCACCTGCAGCTCTTCGAGAAATCCATTGGCCCGGATTTCGACCTACGCGGGGCGAGCGTCGGCAACCTCATCCTGACCGCCGGGTATCTCGAGAACAGGCGGCACATCGACCCCATTGTCTACATCTATTCCAAGCTGGTTCAGGTGCGAGGGGAAGTTCGCCTGCTGATCAATTCCAACCTGCAACTTCGGGCCGTGCTGGAGGGCGGGGGGCATCTCGTCGGACAGCACCTGCTGACCGGCAAGGAGACTCCCCCTCTGACCCGCGCCGTGTCCGAGCTGTCCCTTGTCGATCCGGCCAAGGGCAACGCCCCGGTGCGGCCGCTCATCCGCGACAAGATCCGAAGAGCCATCCAGGGCGCGGACCTCATCTGCTACCCGGTGGGCAGTTTTTACAGCTCCATCGTCGCCAACCTGCTGCCCCGCGGAGTCGGGCAGGCCGTGAGTCAGACGCCCTGTCCCAAGGTGTTCATTCCGAACACGTTCGAAGACCCCGAATCGATCGGGCTGTCTCTGGCGGGCCAGGTCCGGACCCTGCTGCGTCACCTGCGGGCCGACGCCCCGGACAGCATCGCCATCAGCGATGTTCTCGATTTTGTCCTGCTTGATCCGTCCGTGACCTATGCGGACACGAAAAATCCGCAGCGGGAGCTGGCTTCGCTGGGTATCCAGATCATTAAAACTCCCCTGACCGACACGAATACCGGCGCCATCGACCCGCATCTGCTCTGCCAGGCTCTCATTTCCCTGGCGTGA
- a CDS encoding amphi-Trp domain-containing protein, with amino-acid sequence MGKDKLKSKNIMTRDDLVAYLETVLAGLRQGTLILDNEERPLILRPSDSIEAELEIKQKSDKEKLELKLSWVPNKMQPLTPVATQQQAPVLPSSPLGDEAKKK; translated from the coding sequence ATGGGTAAAGACAAGCTCAAATCCAAGAACATCATGACCAGGGATGATCTGGTCGCGTATCTGGAAACCGTACTCGCGGGCCTAAGGCAGGGCACACTCATTCTCGACAATGAAGAGCGGCCCCTCATCCTGCGGCCTTCGGACAGCATCGAGGCGGAGCTCGAAATCAAGCAGAAAAGCGACAAGGAGAAGCTTGAGCTCAAGCTTTCCTGGGTGCCGAACAAAATGCAGCCGCTGACCCCTGTGGCGACGCAACAGCAAGCTCCGGTTTTGCCTTCGAGCCCACTGGGTGACGAAGCAAAAAAAAAATGA
- a CDS encoding HU family DNA-binding protein, protein MSHTTQDSHSSPQKAFYAIIREALAQGQGLSLPGLGSFSVMLHAARMGRNPRTGETITIPARRRIHFKTGKVLRELLNS, encoded by the coding sequence TTGTCCCATACGACCCAGGACTCCCATTCTTCCCCGCAAAAGGCCTTCTACGCGATCATCCGCGAAGCTCTGGCCCAAGGCCAAGGACTCTCTTTGCCGGGGCTTGGTTCCTTTTCCGTGATGCTCCATGCCGCGCGCATGGGGCGGAACCCGCGCACCGGGGAAACCATCACTATTCCGGCTCGCCGGCGGATTCATTTCAAGACGGGCAAGGTACTCCGGGAGCTTCTCAATTCATGA
- a CDS encoding GAK system ATP-grasp enzyme — MKIGVVGTRGGWSSELLADTVAAKTGFRLLVDMEQVCMDLDAGKVWTEGVDLGGLDGLIIKKIGARYSPDLLDRLEVLRFLAQRGLSIFSSPMSIMRVLDRLSCTVTLRLGDIPMPPTTITESVDEALGAVERYGSAVFKPLFTSKARGMTVIEHGAGARLAIEAFHAENPIMYMQQKIELPGQDLGIVFLGGKYLTTYARCGTGAWNTTTESGGKYAPATPSSEALRMAEQAQALFDLDFTCVDVVEAATGPVVFEVSAFGGFRGIQDACGLDAAAMYTDYVMEKIRER; from the coding sequence ATGAAGATAGGAGTGGTCGGTACACGCGGCGGGTGGTCTTCGGAACTTCTTGCGGACACGGTGGCCGCCAAGACCGGGTTTCGTCTGCTGGTGGATATGGAGCAGGTCTGCATGGATCTGGACGCGGGCAAGGTCTGGACCGAAGGAGTCGATCTGGGCGGGCTTGACGGTCTCATCATCAAGAAGATCGGCGCGCGCTATTCCCCGGATCTTCTCGACAGGCTTGAGGTGCTGCGCTTTCTGGCGCAGCGCGGGCTGTCCATTTTCTCCTCGCCTATGTCCATCATGCGGGTCCTGGACCGGCTGAGTTGCACCGTGACCCTGCGCCTGGGGGATATTCCCATGCCGCCCACGACCATCACCGAGTCCGTGGACGAGGCGCTGGGCGCGGTGGAGCGCTACGGTTCAGCGGTGTTCAAGCCGCTTTTCACGTCAAAGGCCCGGGGCATGACGGTCATTGAACACGGCGCCGGGGCACGCCTCGCCATCGAGGCCTTTCACGCGGAAAACCCTATCATGTATATGCAGCAGAAGATCGAGCTGCCAGGCCAGGATCTGGGCATTGTTTTTCTCGGCGGCAAATACCTGACCACCTACGCCCGCTGCGGCACCGGGGCCTGGAACACGACCACCGAGTCGGGCGGCAAATACGCTCCGGCCACGCCTTCGTCCGAGGCCCTGCGTATGGCCGAACAGGCCCAGGCCCTTTTCGACCTCGATTTCACCTGCGTCGATGTGGTGGAAGCGGCCACCGGCCCGGTTGTCTTCGAGGTTTCCGCCTTCGGCGGGTTCCGCGGCATCCAGGATGCCTGCGGGCTCGATGCGGCGGCCATGTACACCGATTACGTCATGGAGAAGATTCGTGAACGATGA